A region from the Beduinella massiliensis genome encodes:
- a CDS encoding nitroreductase family protein: MNAVLENIMTRRSCRAFEKRHIPKEDLEKILTAAVYAPTAMNRQTWRFTVLTDEKKIAELAVAVGRAISRADYDFYKPDALVIVSNLRENANACADAGCAMQNMMLQSHALGVASCWINQMKETNGDAGVRALLNAYGIPEGHDVQCCLALGYGKPAREIEHSMSAVHYV, encoded by the coding sequence ATGAACGCTGTTCTTGAAAACATCATGACGCGCAGAAGCTGCCGCGCGTTTGAAAAAAGGCATATCCCCAAGGAAGATCTGGAGAAGATTCTGACGGCAGCTGTTTACGCGCCCACGGCGATGAACCGTCAGACCTGGCGCTTCACCGTACTGACGGACGAAAAGAAAATTGCGGAGTTGGCGGTTGCAGTCGGCAGAGCTATTTCGCGTGCAGACTACGACTTTTACAAGCCGGACGCGCTGGTAATCGTCTCCAACCTGCGGGAAAATGCGAACGCCTGCGCTGACGCGGGCTGCGCGATGCAGAACATGATGCTGCAATCGCATGCGCTTGGCGTAGCCTCCTGCTGGATCAACCAGATGAAGGAGACGAACGGCGATGCGGGCGTCCGCGCGTTGCTGAACGCCTATGGGATACCGGAAGGCCATGACGTGCAGTGCTGTCTTGCGCTGGGGTACGGCAAGCCCGCGCGGGAGATCGAGCACAGCATGAGCGCCGTCCACTACGTCTGA
- a CDS encoding cytidine/deoxycytidylate deaminase family protein has protein sequence MFDKWDKRFMEMARLIATWASCYQAERKIGAVIVKDKRIMTTGYNGAPAGIRTCVERGECLRRKLGIESGTRQELCYAVHAEQNAIIQAAKLGVSIDGATLYCTHQPCILCAKMIVNAGIRRVVYQQGYPDAFSLEILSEAGVLVERYEEVEER, from the coding sequence GTGTTCGATAAATGGGACAAGCGGTTTATGGAAATGGCGCGGCTGATTGCCACGTGGGCGAGCTGTTATCAGGCGGAGCGAAAAATCGGGGCCGTGATCGTCAAGGACAAGCGCATCATGACGACGGGGTATAACGGCGCGCCTGCGGGCATACGCACCTGTGTGGAGAGGGGCGAATGCCTGCGCAGAAAGCTGGGGATTGAGTCAGGCACCCGGCAGGAGCTGTGCTACGCGGTGCATGCCGAGCAAAACGCCATCATTCAGGCGGCGAAGCTGGGGGTGTCGATCGACGGGGCGACGCTGTACTGTACCCATCAGCCCTGCATCCTCTGCGCGAAGATGATCGTTAACGCCGGGATTCGCCGGGTGGTCTATCAGCAGGGGTATCCCGACGCGTTTTCCCTGGAAATCCTGAGCGAGGCGGGCGTGTTGGTGGAACGCTACGAAGAGGTCGAGGAACGATAA